CCAAGTTTTCATATAGTTAGTCTAGTTCAAATAGAACTAGAATCCTTTTTGCAATTTCTGCAATTTCTGCCATAAATTTGGAACATTTCAGTAGTTAAAAGATGAACACTTTAATGGTGTTATATGTTATTTGACAATGGCATTTATTGCTCCTCTTATGTACTGCTGCTGCTGTCCATACTAAATAACTCCATATTCCATTTCTTTTATCCAATTTTCTTGTCTTATAATCATCTctaattttcttcctctacttttttttaaagttatctgttataaaaaaaaaatcttaatttctcATGTTATCAGTCACACAATTTTCCATTGAACAGTTACAAACTAATAATACCTATATGAGCTGAAGAATAAACACTAGCCATTAAAGAAATGTCATAACAGATGTTCTGGAATTAACAACCAACTTACTATACTAGCTATTAGTTATTTCTGTAACAATTATAAATGGTCTCATCACTTGTGTCCCTCCTATTTTGCTTACTGTAGACACTCCTAACAGGAGGTTTCAGCTCCTTATcagatataaaaaaagttaagtaaatCAAATCCACATACTATAACATGCAAtagtaagaaaagaaatgagCTCAATCTAATAGCTATAAACTATAAATCAACgtaaatttcaacaaaaaaacaaacgaAATTATAATGAGAAAAACGGATCTACCTTGGGACAAGTTTTAGCTCCTGAAACCATGGCAGATATGGCTTATAGTGTAAAACAATGTCAAATTAATGATTGTTTAATCATTaatacaaacacacaaacataaaattaaattaaacataaggATATTAACTTCAAACTATTGAAACAGATAAGACAAgggtgaaattttatcatgctTCAAACCTGAGCTCTGCCAGCTTTGAGGATTTCAGTAACCCCTGCCTTCTTTGAACAATACACTACCTCCTGCAGAGAAAAACATTAGTCCGAAAAGATACTAACctcaattatgtttttatacAATAAAGATGACTACCTTGCATATAGTGCCATTCTAAGCTGGAGAAGTAGCAAGGACAACAGTTTTACATCCAACAATCCGAGCAGGCTGCAtataaataaaccaataaagattaataaaatctaataagaAGATGATGATTATCAATAATCCCGATGCCACTATAGGATGGAGAGCAATACACAAactaataagaaataaattcaaCTTACAACTAAAAGCATCAAGGTTGTTGAAGGTAGTACAATAGTTCCCCTGGAACATAAAGGCCCCCAGTATTAATACTTCTTGAAACTCGCTTGCATTGGACTCCTTGACATTTTCAGAAATCTAAGCTCGTAGTGATGGTAGAACTAGAATCAGTTGAAGACAACAGAGGGagtaaagaatatttttctggTGTCGAAGAGCGATTGAATATTATGCTAGCAATGCAACCAACACAACTGCTAAAAGAGGTGCCAAAGAAAAATCTACAAAGTCTACGGAAACTGTaagtattttctttataaagaaaaactCAGGCATATGAAATGTCCAAGATTAACACTAGAACATGAATCAATATATAATGATAGTTGAGATTTGCAATATAAACAATCTGCTTCAATCATATATGACTAAGATAATCAAAAAACAACCCTGAGAATGATGGAAACAATTAGTGGAGAATTTGGGGCTAATCGTACCTTTGACACCAAAAGAGTAGCAAGTTGCCTTTGATGTTGATCAAAGGCCTCATCttcatgcaaactttctctGTTCGACACgcataacaaaaaaattgttaaatccTCTACATTTCCACTTCTAACCACACACACCAAATATTCAATTCAAGCAAAGTCTACAAATTGCAGCACTAAGAAGATGCAGATAAAAACATTCCCCTTCCTATACAAGCCACGCTTTCAGGACCACATTCATTCATGGATTTTATCACTATATGTGGAAAGGGTGGCAAAAATACTAAACGTCAACCAAAGGAAGACATGTCCGTCAGTGATTCAAGGTGTTCTTTGATCAAACTTCTCCAAATTTCAGTCTCCGCAAGACTCCGACCTaagaaactttgaaaaaaaaaaccattattCCATGGTCATGGCTTCCAACGAAGCTTCACTGTAATTGCTCACTCTTTCTTAacttttccaaaagaaaaattaaaaaaagtaatcaaaacctaaaaaaatttCCGAGAAAAGTTGAAGCAATTGACTCATGATTTACCATGTGATAGGTTAGTCTCACCAGATGCTCGTTGTGTTCATCTCTTCCACGCCTCTTCTCTCTGAGTCATGGCGACTCTGCACTCATACCAACGCCGCCCCCTTCCGCACCTTCGTGGAGGACCGTGTTGGCATCTTCGTCTATGTCGCCTTCTCTGGCATCCAGATGCCTCAATCAATGCCCTAAAGAAAGAGTTTGAATTAAAGTAGCACCCGGAAAAGATAAGCGCACTACAtaatggatttaaaaaaaaggcAAAAAGAAACATAAGAGGCATTATTATAGACCAtaggaaaaatgaaaatggtagaGGAAGCACCTGGAATATGCAGTGGCCCTTGGCTAGGGTTTCAAACAAATCATCAATGCCTTCTTTGCTAcgaagaaggaagaaggaacCGTGTGAGATGGGGAGACACGACCAAGTGAGGGTTTCTTCTAtctgagaagaagaaagaaggaaggTTTAATGGAGTTTCTTTTATCcgagaaaaatgaagaagaagaatttctTCGGAATTGAGTGGTTGATTTTCGAGAGGAATGCGCGGTTTagagaggaagaagaacgaGGGTGAGAGGAAGGTGAAATTAGAGATAGGGTaggaaatgtaaaaataaagagATATCATGACTGGTTTCAATATTTAcgtaataatatgtttttaacttatttacaagtttgccaccgcattttatattataactttcAATATCTACGTATTAAGTGTAGAatctttcaattaattttttaaaactattaattgtatttttttttcttattactgTAGGTTGGGGCAATTGCTTTTGTTGCTTTAATGCTAGTATTGGAGCAGTTGCATATTGCTGCTTTGACAACTATTGACATGGTGATAAGTTCTTGCCCTATAACATTTCACACTATGGGAAACTGAGTAACGGACTaaacattttgttttgaaaagaataacacaacatatattactgtgatttttcttgtagtgtaataaggagaagagaaaaagcAATATGTGGTGAAGTTGCTATCACGGTGATGGAGTGCAATGACAAGATCAACTCCAAGATGGTGATTATTAGGAAACTATAGAATTGTCATTTTATGTTatagaatttatattatttgacgTCTTACGAACAGTACAATCTATTTATGATATTAGGCATCTTGTAAACttatttgataatgatttttaaataatatataattatttttaatgtgaaatGTTTGATATGGtgttaaataaaagttatttttaaataatatataattatttttaatgtgaaatGTTTGATATGGtgttaaataaaagttattgtgGTGGTTGGTTGTATGTATATTACAAGTTTTGTAATTAATGTACGTGCAGGtgtttaataaaacattttttttataaacaatgttacatacggatttttccgtatgtgaactatatacggattttatatacggatttgtccctatataattacatacgaattttatatacggattttccgtatgtaattatatgcggaaaaatccgtatataatattagCTACGACCcttttatatatggatttttgtccgtagataatccgtatgtaatactattttatatatggatttttggagttacatacggattttggctgtatataattacaatttttcttGCCTTATAAGGATACGTATACTTCTAAGATTCCTGATATTCGGTTTACTCCTCAACAATACCAAGCTTTATTGGCCTTGATTCAACAACCATCTAATACTGCTTCAGCATCAACTTCCAATCCTACACATATTAATCAAATTGGTTCGGTTTCTTCTTCCATACACACACCACACTCTTCAGGTAGCATTCAACCCATCATTTGCATAACACACACATTCAACACTGCTCCCTGGATCCTTGATTCAGGGGCCACAGACCATGTTTCCTATTCTCTTCAATTTTTTACATCCTATCATACCATTGCTCCTATCACTGTTAACCTCCCTAATGGCCATCGAGCCACAGCCACTCATGCTGGAATTGTCCACTTCACTTCCACATTTTATCTTATTGATGTTTTATATGTTCCCTCATTTACCTTCAATCTTATTTCTCTGTCTAAATTAGTTTTGAATGCACCTTACCATATGTTCCCTCAACATTTCAACCCTCACCGAATCCATTCCTTTATTGTTCATCCTAATTGTAACATTTTACCTATTGACCTATGGCATTTTTGCCTTGGCCATTTATCCAATGCTCGTCTACACACTATGCAGAAGATATATCCATGTTTGACCATAAATGATAATTTCATTTGTAATTCCTATCATTATGCAAAGCAACGCAAGCTTCCTTTTTCACTAAGTCACTCACATGCCCCaaaacctttttctcttttgcataTGGATATTTGGGACCCTACTCCACCTCATCTTTGCATGGTCACAGATTTTTTCTCACAATTGTGGATGACAATACACGTTGCACTTGGGTTTTTCTAATGAATAATAAAGCTGACACTCGCAAACTCATCATTAACTTCATTGCTTTTGCTGAAAAATAGTTTCATTCTCATGTCCAAATCATTCGCACAGACTTATCTATGCATGAATTTTTTGCTTCTAAAGGAATCATACATCAAACATCATGTATCgaaactccacaacaaaatggaattgTAGAACGCAAGCATCAACATTTACTTAATATTACTCGTGCTTTACTTTTTCATTCCAACTTACCTCCATGTTTTTGGAGTTATGCGCTTTTGCATGCCActtatttgattaatattattcCCACACCATTTCTCAATAATAAAACACCTTTTCAACAACTTTATGGTCATACATGTGATATCTCTGCATTGAAAGTGTTTGGCTGTTTATGCTACATTTCTACGTCTACTTCCCACTGTAAGAAATTAGACCCAAGAGCTCATCCTTGTGTTTTCCTTGGCATCCCACCCACTACTAAAGGCTACCTTGCCTATGACCTTCATACCCGTAACATTGTCATCTCACacaatatttacttttatgaGGATCACTTTCCCTTCCTTCACCTTTCATCTACTGGTTCTGATATTTCCACTGTCTCCCCATCTCCATTTCTGCCTAATTCCCTCTCAACTGATTTCCTTTCTTCCAATACCCCTGCCCAGACGCCTTCCCCTTCTCCTACTCCTATACAACCGACTTCCCCTTCACACCAGTTACGACGATCCAGTCGTGCTCATCATCCCCCTTCTTATCTCCAAGACTACCATCAATCCTTCACATCAACTACTACCAATCTTCATCCAGGTATGCATTACCCCATTCAAGATCATTTGTCTTATTCTCATCTTTCtaacaaatttcaattatttatttcttccatttccacaaTTCCCAAATCTCATTGCTATGCTGAAGCTGTAAAATATGATTGTTGGGAAGAGGCCATGAAAGCTGAATTGGAGTCTTTAAACCCAAATCAAACTTGTACTCCCACGTCTCTACCACCAAATAAACACATCATAGGCTGTCGCTagatttataagattaaatatcaTGCTGATGGTAGCATTGAACGCTATAAAGCGCGACTTGTAGCCAAGGGATACACTCAAATGGAAGGTTTGGATTACATTGCAACTTTCTCCCCTCTTGCAAAACTCACCATAGTTCGATTATTATTAGCTCTAGCTGCAATCTTTCATTGGCATCTCAAACAACTGGATGTGAATAACGCTTTTCTTCATGGTGAATTAGATGAAGAAGTTTACATGAATCTGCATCCCGGTGTTCCTGCTGTCTTTCCTAACCAAGTGTGCAAACTTCAAAGTCCATTTATGGTTTAAAGCAAGCCAGTCGCCAATGGTTTGCAAAGCTCTCTTCATTTCTCATTCAACATGACTATAAACAATGCGCTTCTGATCATTCTCTATTTCTGAAGATTTCTGAGTCATCTATTACAGCTATTCTTGTGTACGTGGATGACATCGTTCTTGCTGGAAataatattgaagaaattaCCACTGTAACCAATATCCTTGATAatgcttttaaaataaagaacttGGGCAATCTTCGATATTTTTTGGGTCTAGAGGTTGCTCGCAACAGCACTGGAATTCATCTCTCTCAACGGAAATACATTCTCGATATTCTGAAAGATTGTTGTATGTTAGCATCTCGCCCTGTTGCCACGCCGATGGATTATACTACTCGACTTTCCACCTCATCTGGCACCCCGCTTCCTGACTCTTCCTCCTATCGTCGGCTTCTTGGCCgcttaatttatttaactacAACTCGCCCTGATATCTCCTACGTTGTGCATCATCTCAGTAAATTTATGTCCTCTC
Above is a genomic segment from Vigna radiata var. radiata cultivar VC1973A chromosome 10, Vradiata_ver6, whole genome shotgun sequence containing:
- the LOC106774648 gene encoding uncharacterized protein LOC106774648; amino-acid sequence: MEGLDYIATFSPLAKLTIVRLLLALAAIFHWHLKQLDVNNAFLHGELDEEVYMNLHPGVPAVFPNQISESSITAILVYVDDIVLAGNNIEEITTVTNILDNAFKIKNLGNLRYFLGLEVARNSTGIHLSQRKYILDILKDCCMLASRPVATPMDYTTRLSTSSGTPLPDSSSYRRLLGRLIYLTTTRPDISYVVHHLSKFMSSPTTAHSQATFRILPYLKQAPGFSVYIGESLISWRSKKQPTVSRSSSDAEYRDLATNTCELQWLTYLLTDLHILFKQPTLLYCDNQSALQIATNQVFHEGTKHIDIDFHLVHEKVRSGLVKLLPVSSSQQLADIFTKSLSPSLFSDLSTKLGMFNLYSQLEGGS